One window of the Vigna radiata var. radiata cultivar VC1973A chromosome 1, Vradiata_ver6, whole genome shotgun sequence genome contains the following:
- the LOC106762276 gene encoding LRR receptor-like serine/threonine-protein kinase GSO1 gives MKMIYTLFLFALLSSACCHAFVNDFCVANVTGPVGPSGYECKPPNTVTVDDXYGEKEXRCIEREREALLRFKAXXVDRYGMLSSWTTPHCCQWQGIRCSNLTGHILMLDLHAEFHYEFSFNYFNEFWSKRFISGEIYKSLMELSQLQYLNLSSNSFPDSNIPEFLGSLSNLRYLDLSSCGFDGKIPTQFGSLSHLKYLNLADNFLEGPIPRQLGNLFQLQHLDLSYNDLERNIPIQLGNLSQLEYLDLRGNDLEGNIPSQLGNLSNLHELYIGLGGALKIGDGGQWLSNLISLTHLYLTSISNLYHSPQMIGKLPKLRELSLLHCSLTDNFFLSLRPSIFNFSTSLIVLDLSQNTLMSTMIFQWVANFTPNLVELHLSDNLIEGYVPNHFGLVMNSLEHLNLFINRFKVEVLQSFMNICTLKSLSMGGNSLNQSLSPILHNLSNACARNSLQELDLSSSQINGSFPDFSIFTTLKILDLTGNQLSGKIPEGILPSLLESLSLSSNILEGEIPKSFGDTCTLRSLDMSYNLLSGEFSLIFQHLSECAKNVLQDLMLGGNNINGTFPDLSRFSNLKILDLSENQLSGEIPEGNQLPSQLDSLSIGSNTLEGGIPKSFGNACVLRLLDMFNNSLSEEFPLIVHHLSGCARYSLESLNLGWNQINGTLPDLSIFSSLKILYLDANKLNGEFPNDIQFPHQLEELYMQSNSLKGVLSDYQFANLSKLNSLDLSGNSLLSLKFTQDWVPPFQLRKVGLQSCILGPTFPKWLQTQNEFYDLDISNAGISDMVPKLFWTKLALRKRVSMNISCNSLHGIIPYFPTKNPYDSLILRSNQFEGPISPFLRSSILLDLSKNKFSGSLSFLCVGDPIGKLYQLDISHNNLSGQIPDCWSHFKSLAFLDLSQNQLSGKIPTSIGSLLYLHALFLRNNNLTYGIPFSLRNCTNLVVIDIAENNLSGSIPGWIGSKLENLQYLSLRRNHFQGNLHCKFVT, from the coding sequence ATGAAGATGATTtacactctttttcttttcgcTCTTCTCTCATCAGCTTGCTGCCATGCTTTTGTCAATGATTTCTGCGTAGCAAACGTAACGGGTCCTGTTGGCCCTTCAGGCTATGAGTGCAAGCCACCCAACACAGTAACAGTGGATGACNAATATGGTGAAAAGGAANTAAGATGCATAGAAAGAGAGAGGGAAGCACTTCTCCGATTCAAGGCTGNCNTTGTAGATCGCTATGGCATGCTCTCTTCTTGGACCACTCCTCACTGTTGCCAATGGCAGGGAATTCGCTGCTCCAACCTCACTGGACATATTCTAATGCTCGATCTGCACGCAGAATTTCATTACGAATTCTCTTTCAATTATTTCAATGAATTTTGGTCAAAACGTTTTATCAGCGGAGAGATCTACAAGTCGTTGATGGAGTTGTCACAATTACAGTATTTGAACCTCAGTTCTAATTCTTTCCCAGACAGCAATATTCCAGAGTTTCTTGGCTCTCTTAGCAACTTGAGATACCTCGATCTTTCATCATGTGGTTTTGATGGAAAAATTCCAACCCAATTTGGGTCTCTTTCTCATTTGAAATACTTAAATCTCGCTGATAATTTTTTGGAGGGTCCAATCCCTCGTCAACTTGGAAACCTCTTTCAGTTGCAGCATCTTGATCTCAGCTACAATGATTTGGAAAGGAATATACCAATTCAACTCGGAAATCTCTCTCAGTTAGAATATCTTGATCTCCGGGGCAATGATTTGGAAGGGAATATACCAAGTCAACTTGGAAACCTGTCAAACTTACATGAGCTTTATATTGGACTTGGTGGTGCTCTAAAAATTGGTGATGGAGGTCAGTGGTTATCTAATCTCATTTCTTTAACCCATCTTTACTTGACATCCATATCAAATCTTTATCATTCTCCGCAGATGATTGGTAAGCTACCAAAATTAAGAGAATTAAGTTTATTACATTGTAGCCTTACTgataattttttcctttcattgAGGCCATCTATATTCAATTTTTCTACTTCCCTCATTGTCCTTGATCTGTCCCAGAACACCCTCATGTCAACAATGATATTCCAATGGGTGGCAAACTTCACTCCCAACCTTGTTGAGCTTCACCTTAGTGATAATCTCATAGAGGGTTATGTACCAAATCACTTTGGTCTTGTAATGAATTCACTTGAGCACCTTAACCTCTTCATTAACAGATTCAAGGTTGAGGTTTTGCAATCTTTCATGAATATATGCACCTTAAAATCTTTAAGCATGGGTGGAAACAGTTTGAACCAAAGTCTTTCACCAATTCTTCATAATTTGTCTAATGCTTGTGCTAGAAATTCACTACAAGAATTAGATCTGTCATCTAGTCAAATCAATGGTTCTTTCCCAGATTTCTCCATATTCACAACTTTGAAAATATTAGATCTTACTGGTAATCAATTATCTGGAAAGATACCTGAAGGCATATTACCGTCTCTATTGGAGTCATTGTCACTCTCATCCAACATTTTAGAAGGTGAAATTCCAAAATCATTTGGAGATACATGCACTTTACGTTCATTGGACATgtcttataatttattaagtgGCGAGTTTTCATTGATATTTCAACACTTGTCTGAATGTGCTAAAAACGTGCTACAAGATTTGATGTTGGGAGGAAATAATATCAATGGCACATTCCCTGACCTTTCAAGATTTTCAAACCTGAAAATATTGGATCTTTCAGAAAATCAATTAAGTGGAGAGATACCAGAAGGTAACCAATTGCCATCTCAGTTGGACTCTCTCTCAATTGGATCAAATACTTTAGAAGGTGGAATTCCAAAATCATTTGGCAATGCATGTGTTTTGCGGTTGTTGGATATGTTTAACAATAGCTTGAGTGAAGAGTTTCCATTGATAGTCCATCACTTATCTGGGTGTGCTAGATATTCATTGGAAAGCTTAAATCTAGGCTGGAATCAAATCAATGGTACATTGCCTGACCTCTCAATTTTCTCGTCTTTAAAAATTCTATATCTTGATGCAAACAAGTTGAATGGGGAGTTTCCTAATGATATTCAATTTCCACATCAATTGGAAGAACTTTATATGCAATCAAACTCCTTAAAGGGTGTGCTAAGTGATTACCAATTTGCCAATTTGTCAAAGTTAAATTCATTAGACTTATCTGGAAACTCTTTATTATCCTTGAAATTTACTCAAGATTGGGTCCCACCTTTTCAATTAAGGAAAGTAGGATTGCAATCATGCATCCTTGGTCCAACATTCCCCAAATGGTTACAAACACAAAACGAGTTTTACGATTTGGATATTTCAAATGCTGGAATATCAGATATGGTTCCGAAGTTGTTTTGGACTAAATTAGCATTGCGAAAACGGGTTTCAATGAATATTTCATGCAATAGTCTACATGGTATAATTCCGTATTTTCCAACAAAGAATCCTTATGATTCTCTTATTCTTAgatcaaatcaatttgaaggTCCTATTTCCCCATTTCTTAGAAGTTCCATATTGCTTGATTTATCTAAGAATAAGTTTTCAGgctctctttcatttttatgtgTGGGTGATCCAATTGGAAAATTATACCAGTTAGACATTTCACATAATAACTTGTCTGGACAAATTCCAGATTGTTGGAGCCATTTCAAGTCATTAGCTTTTTTGGATTTGAGTCAAAATCAATTGTCAGGAAAGATTCCTACTTCAATAGGATCCCTCCTGTATCTTCATGCATTGTTTTTGAGAAACAACAACTTAACATATGGCATTCCTTTCTCCTTAAGGAATTGCACAAATCTAGTTGTGATAGATATTGCGGAAAACAATTTATCAGGATCTATTCCTGGTTGGATTGGGAGCAAATTAGAAAACTTGCaatatttaagtttaagaaGGAATCATTTCCAAGGAAACTTACATTGCAAATTTGTTACCTAA